A DNA window from Lagenorhynchus albirostris chromosome 5, mLagAlb1.1, whole genome shotgun sequence contains the following coding sequences:
- the ALG3 gene encoding dol-P-Man:Man(5)GlcNAc(2)-PP-Dol alpha-1,3-mannosyltransferase isoform X5: protein MEHAVHQGRHVEEVDFSGVNKDSGNSSQPSVRWGTRRGKRNLSTKGSGFRGSGPASAAHLQDGGRPEETRPGRSRSSGGGTVRAVAAARLARAAPTAAGTALHAEGGRLPLPGGDTEIDWKAYMAEVEGVINGTYDYTQLRGDTGPLVYPAGFVYIFMGLYYATGRGTDIRMAQHIFAVLYLATLLLVFLIYHQTCKVPPFVFFFMCCASYRVHSIFVLRLFNDPVAMVLLFLSINLLLAQRWSWGCCCFSLAVSVKMNVLLFAPGLLFLLLRQFGLRGALPKLGICAVLQVVLGLPFLLENPIGYVSRSFDLGRQFLFRWTVNWRFLPEALFLHRAFHLALLTAHLTLLLLFALCRWHRTGESILSLLKDPSKRKFPLQPLTPNHIL, encoded by the exons ATGGAGCACGCAGTCCATCAGGGGAGACATGTGGAAGAAGTAGATTTTAGTGGAGTAAATAAGGACTCCGGCAACTCCAGTCAGCCCTCGGTCCGTTGGGGCACGCGGCGCGGGAAGCGGAACCTAAGTACCAAAGGGTCGGGCTTCCGGGGTAGCGGGCCGGCAAGTGCGGcgcaccttcaagatggcggcagGCCTGAGGAAACGCGGCCGGGCAGGTCCCGCAGCTCGGGCGGTGGGACTGTGCGGGCAGTGGCTGCGGCGCGCCTGGCAAGAGCGGCGCCTACTGCTGCTGGAACCGCGCTACACGCTGAAGGTGGCCGCCTGCCTCTGCCTGGCGGAG ATACAGAGATTGATTGGAAAGCCTACATGGCTGAGGTGGAGGGCGTCATCAATGGCACCTATGACTATACTCAACTGCGGGGTGACACTGGACCTCTTGT gTACCCAGCCGGCTTTGTGTACATCTTTATGGGGCTATACTATGCCACTGGCCGGGGCACTGACATCCGCATGGCCCAGCACATCTTCGCTGTGCTCTACCTGGCCACTTTGCTGCTTGTCTTCTTGATTTACCACCAGACCTGCAAG GTACCTCCCTTCGTCTTTTTCTTCATGTGCTGTGCCTCTTACCGTGTCCACTCCATCTTTGTGCTGCGGCTCTTCAACGATCCAGTGGCCATGGTGCTGCTCTTCCTCAGTATCAACCTCCTGCTGGCCCAGCGCTGGAGCTGGGGCTGCTGCTGTTTCAG CCTGGCAGTCTCTGTGAAGATGAATGTGCTGCTCTTCGCCCCTGGGTTACTATTCCTTCTCCTCAGGCAATTTGGCCTCCGTGGGGCCCTCCCCAAGCTGGGCATCTGTGCTGTCCTTCAG GTGGTGCTGGGGCTACCCTTCCTGCTGGAGAACCCCATCGGCTATGTATCCCGCTCCTTTGACCTTGGCCGCCAGTTTCTCTTCCGCTGGACAGTGAACTGGCGCTTCCTCCCCGAGGCCCTCTTCCTGCATCGTGCCTTCCACCTGGCACTTTTGACTGCCCACCTCACCCTGCTCTTGCTCTTTGCCCTCTGCAGGTGGCACAG GACAGGGGAAAGTATCCTGTCACTGCTGAAGGATCCCTCCAAAAGGAAGTTTCCACTCCAGCCCCTCACACCCAACCATATCCTTTAA
- the ALG3 gene encoding dol-P-Man:Man(5)GlcNAc(2)-PP-Dol alpha-1,3-mannosyltransferase isoform X2, which yields MAAGLRKRGRAGPAARAVGLCGQWLRRAWQERRLLLLEPRYTLKVAACLCLAEVGITFWVIHRVAYTEIDWKAYMAEVEGVINGTYDYTQLRGDTGPLVYPAGFVYIFMGLYYATGRGTDIRMAQHIFAVLYLATLLLVFLIYHQTCKVPPFVFFFMCCASYRVHSIFVLRLFNDPVAMVLLFLSINLLLAQRWSWGCCCFSLAVSVKMNVLLFAPGLLFLLLRQFGLRGALPKLGICAVLQVVLGLPFLLENPIGYVSRSFDLGRQFLFRWTVNWRFLPEALFLHRAFHLALLTAHLTLLLLFALCRWHRLFLPSSPPTSLASASAAPFTTSSTSGISTHCPTSCGPRLHAGSHTCSGCWCWGSLSSPGTHTHPRPAALVPCTCAMLSSCCSSGWAPSLSPRSSSTARKPTEIHLFPSSLFSGPWLGMDCVPFPINFLKSTSVQPTWRYLDQAVRDRHAADKELIQTVLRGTLLRRI from the exons atggcggcagGCCTGAGGAAACGCGGCCGGGCAGGTCCCGCAGCTCGGGCGGTGGGACTGTGCGGGCAGTGGCTGCGGCGCGCCTGGCAAGAGCGGCGCCTACTGCTGCTGGAACCGCGCTACACGCTGAAGGTGGCCGCCTGCCTCTGCCTGGCGGAGGTGGGCATCACCTTCTGGGTCATTCACAGGGTGGCAT ATACAGAGATTGATTGGAAAGCCTACATGGCTGAGGTGGAGGGCGTCATCAATGGCACCTATGACTATACTCAACTGCGGGGTGACACTGGACCTCTTGT gTACCCAGCCGGCTTTGTGTACATCTTTATGGGGCTATACTATGCCACTGGCCGGGGCACTGACATCCGCATGGCCCAGCACATCTTCGCTGTGCTCTACCTGGCCACTTTGCTGCTTGTCTTCTTGATTTACCACCAGACCTGCAAG GTACCTCCCTTCGTCTTTTTCTTCATGTGCTGTGCCTCTTACCGTGTCCACTCCATCTTTGTGCTGCGGCTCTTCAACGATCCAGTGGCCATGGTGCTGCTCTTCCTCAGTATCAACCTCCTGCTGGCCCAGCGCTGGAGCTGGGGCTGCTGCTGTTTCAG CCTGGCAGTCTCTGTGAAGATGAATGTGCTGCTCTTCGCCCCTGGGTTACTATTCCTTCTCCTCAGGCAATTTGGCCTCCGTGGGGCCCTCCCCAAGCTGGGCATCTGTGCTGTCCTTCAG GTGGTGCTGGGGCTACCCTTCCTGCTGGAGAACCCCATCGGCTATGTATCCCGCTCCTTTGACCTTGGCCGCCAGTTTCTCTTCCGCTGGACAGTGAACTGGCGCTTCCTCCCCGAGGCCCTCTTCCTGCATCGTGCCTTCCACCTGGCACTTTTGACTGCCCACCTCACCCTGCTCTTGCTCTTTGCCCTCTGCAGGTGGCACAG ATTGTTTCTGCCCTCTTCACCTCCAACTTCATTGGCATCTGCTTCAGCCGCTCCCTTCACTACCAGTTCTACGTCTGGTATTTCCACACACTGCCCTACCTCCTGTGGGCCACGCCTGCACGCTGGCTCACACACCTGCTCAG GTTGCTGGTGCTGGGGCTCATTGAGCTCTCCTGGAACACATACCCATCCACGTCCTGCAGCTCTGGTGCCCTGCACATGTGCCATGCTGTCATCCTGCTGCAGCTCTGGCTGGGCCCCCAGCCTTTCCCCAAGATCATCCAGCACAGCAAGAAAGCCCACTGAGATCCATCTCTTCCCCTCCAGTCTATTCTCAGGACCCTGGTTGGGGATGGACTGTGTGCCCTTCCCAATAAACTTTCTGAAGTCCACTTCTGTGCAGCCTACATGGAGGTACCTGGACCAAGCTGTGAGGGACAGGCACGCAGCAGATAAAGAACTCATTCAGACAGTCCTAAGAGGCACTTTATTGCGTAGGATTTAG
- the ALG3 gene encoding dol-P-Man:Man(5)GlcNAc(2)-PP-Dol alpha-1,3-mannosyltransferase isoform X3: MEHAVHQGRHVEEVDFSGVNKDSGNSSQPSVRWGTRRGKRNLSTKGSGFRGSGPASAAHLQDGGRPEETRPGRSRSSGGGTVRAVAAARLARAAPTAAGTALHAEGGRLPLPGGDTEIDWKAYMAEVEGVINGTYDYTQLRGDTGPLVYPAGFVYIFMGLYYATGRGTDIRMAQHIFAVLYLATLLLVFLIYHQTCKVPPFVFFFMCCASYRVHSIFVLRLFNDPVAMVLLFLSINLLLAQRWSWGCCCFSLAVSVKMNVLLFAPGLLFLLLRQFGLRGALPKLGICAVLQVVLGLPFLLENPIGYVSRSFDLGRQFLFRWTVNWRFLPEALFLHRAFHLALLTAHLTLLLLFALCRWHRTGESILSLLKDPSKRKFPLQPLTPNHCFCPLHLQLHWHLLQPLPSLPVLRLVFPHTALPPVGHACTLAHTPAQVAGAGAH, encoded by the exons ATGGAGCACGCAGTCCATCAGGGGAGACATGTGGAAGAAGTAGATTTTAGTGGAGTAAATAAGGACTCCGGCAACTCCAGTCAGCCCTCGGTCCGTTGGGGCACGCGGCGCGGGAAGCGGAACCTAAGTACCAAAGGGTCGGGCTTCCGGGGTAGCGGGCCGGCAAGTGCGGcgcaccttcaagatggcggcagGCCTGAGGAAACGCGGCCGGGCAGGTCCCGCAGCTCGGGCGGTGGGACTGTGCGGGCAGTGGCTGCGGCGCGCCTGGCAAGAGCGGCGCCTACTGCTGCTGGAACCGCGCTACACGCTGAAGGTGGCCGCCTGCCTCTGCCTGGCGGAG ATACAGAGATTGATTGGAAAGCCTACATGGCTGAGGTGGAGGGCGTCATCAATGGCACCTATGACTATACTCAACTGCGGGGTGACACTGGACCTCTTGT gTACCCAGCCGGCTTTGTGTACATCTTTATGGGGCTATACTATGCCACTGGCCGGGGCACTGACATCCGCATGGCCCAGCACATCTTCGCTGTGCTCTACCTGGCCACTTTGCTGCTTGTCTTCTTGATTTACCACCAGACCTGCAAG GTACCTCCCTTCGTCTTTTTCTTCATGTGCTGTGCCTCTTACCGTGTCCACTCCATCTTTGTGCTGCGGCTCTTCAACGATCCAGTGGCCATGGTGCTGCTCTTCCTCAGTATCAACCTCCTGCTGGCCCAGCGCTGGAGCTGGGGCTGCTGCTGTTTCAG CCTGGCAGTCTCTGTGAAGATGAATGTGCTGCTCTTCGCCCCTGGGTTACTATTCCTTCTCCTCAGGCAATTTGGCCTCCGTGGGGCCCTCCCCAAGCTGGGCATCTGTGCTGTCCTTCAG GTGGTGCTGGGGCTACCCTTCCTGCTGGAGAACCCCATCGGCTATGTATCCCGCTCCTTTGACCTTGGCCGCCAGTTTCTCTTCCGCTGGACAGTGAACTGGCGCTTCCTCCCCGAGGCCCTCTTCCTGCATCGTGCCTTCCACCTGGCACTTTTGACTGCCCACCTCACCCTGCTCTTGCTCTTTGCCCTCTGCAGGTGGCACAG GACAGGGGAAAGTATCCTGTCACTGCTGAAGGATCCCTCCAAAAGGAAGTTTCCACTCCAGCCCCTCACACCCAACCAT TGTTTCTGCCCTCTTCACCTCCAACTTCATTGGCATCTGCTTCAGCCGCTCCCTTCACTACCAGTTCTACGTCTGGTATTTCCACACACTGCCCTACCTCCTGTGGGCCACGCCTGCACGCTGGCTCACACACCTGCTCAG GTTGCTGGTGCTGGGGCTCATTGA
- the CAMK2N2 gene encoding calcium/calmodulin-dependent protein kinase II inhibitor 2 yields MSEILPYSEDKMGRFGADPEGSDLSFSCRLQDTNSFFAGNQAKRPPKLGQIGRAKRVVIEDDRIDDVLKGMGEKPPSGV; encoded by the exons ATGTCCGAGATCCTGCCCTACAGTGAGGACAAGATGGGCCGCTTCGGCGCCGACCCCGAGGGCTCTGACCTCTCCTTCAGCTGCCGCCTGCAGGACACCAACTCCTTCTTCGCGGGCAACCAAGCCAAGCGACCCCCCAAGCTGGGCCAGATCGGCCGAGCCAAGAGAG TGGTGATCGAGGATGACCGGATAGACGACGTGCTGAAAGGGATGGGGGAGAAGCCGCCGTCCGGAGTGTAG
- the ALG3 gene encoding dol-P-Man:Man(5)GlcNAc(2)-PP-Dol alpha-1,3-mannosyltransferase isoform X4 produces the protein MAAGLRKRGRAGPAARAVGLCGQWLRRAWQERRLLLLEPRYTLKVAACLCLAEVGITFWVIHRVAYTEIDWKAYMAEVEGVINGTYDYTQLRGDTGPLVYPAGFVYIFMGLYYATGRGTDIRMAQHIFAVLYLATLLLVFLIYHQTCKVPPFVFFFMCCASYRVHSIFVLRLFNDPVAMVLLFLSINLLLAQRWSWGCCCFSLAVSVKMNVLLFAPGLLFLLLRQFGLRGALPKLGICAVLQVVLGLPFLLENPIGYVSRSFDLGRQFLFRWTVNWRFLPEALFLHRAFHLALLTAHLTLLLLFALCRWHRTGESILSLLKDPSKRKFPLQPLTPNQIVSALFTSNFIGICFSRSLHYQFYVWYFHTLPYLLWATPARWLTHLLRLLVLGLIELSWNTYPSTSCSSGALHMCHAVILLQLWLGPQPFPKIIQHSKKAH, from the exons atggcggcagGCCTGAGGAAACGCGGCCGGGCAGGTCCCGCAGCTCGGGCGGTGGGACTGTGCGGGCAGTGGCTGCGGCGCGCCTGGCAAGAGCGGCGCCTACTGCTGCTGGAACCGCGCTACACGCTGAAGGTGGCCGCCTGCCTCTGCCTGGCGGAGGTGGGCATCACCTTCTGGGTCATTCACAGGGTGGCAT ATACAGAGATTGATTGGAAAGCCTACATGGCTGAGGTGGAGGGCGTCATCAATGGCACCTATGACTATACTCAACTGCGGGGTGACACTGGACCTCTTGT gTACCCAGCCGGCTTTGTGTACATCTTTATGGGGCTATACTATGCCACTGGCCGGGGCACTGACATCCGCATGGCCCAGCACATCTTCGCTGTGCTCTACCTGGCCACTTTGCTGCTTGTCTTCTTGATTTACCACCAGACCTGCAAG GTACCTCCCTTCGTCTTTTTCTTCATGTGCTGTGCCTCTTACCGTGTCCACTCCATCTTTGTGCTGCGGCTCTTCAACGATCCAGTGGCCATGGTGCTGCTCTTCCTCAGTATCAACCTCCTGCTGGCCCAGCGCTGGAGCTGGGGCTGCTGCTGTTTCAG CCTGGCAGTCTCTGTGAAGATGAATGTGCTGCTCTTCGCCCCTGGGTTACTATTCCTTCTCCTCAGGCAATTTGGCCTCCGTGGGGCCCTCCCCAAGCTGGGCATCTGTGCTGTCCTTCAG GTGGTGCTGGGGCTACCCTTCCTGCTGGAGAACCCCATCGGCTATGTATCCCGCTCCTTTGACCTTGGCCGCCAGTTTCTCTTCCGCTGGACAGTGAACTGGCGCTTCCTCCCCGAGGCCCTCTTCCTGCATCGTGCCTTCCACCTGGCACTTTTGACTGCCCACCTCACCCTGCTCTTGCTCTTTGCCCTCTGCAGGTGGCACAG GACAGGGGAAAGTATCCTGTCACTGCTGAAGGATCCCTCCAAAAGGAAGTTTCCACTCCAGCCCCTCACACCCAACCA GATTGTTTCTGCCCTCTTCACCTCCAACTTCATTGGCATCTGCTTCAGCCGCTCCCTTCACTACCAGTTCTACGTCTGGTATTTCCACACACTGCCCTACCTCCTGTGGGCCACGCCTGCACGCTGGCTCACACACCTGCTCAG GTTGCTGGTGCTGGGGCTCATTGAGCTCTCCTGGAACACATACCCATCCACGTCCTGCAGCTCTGGTGCCCTGCACATGTGCCATGCTGTCATCCTGCTGCAGCTCTGGCTGGGCCCCCAGCCTTTCCCCAAGATCATCCAGCACAGCAAGAAAGCCCACTGA
- the ALG3 gene encoding dol-P-Man:Man(5)GlcNAc(2)-PP-Dol alpha-1,3-mannosyltransferase isoform X6 has protein sequence MAAGLRKRGRAGPAARAVGLCGQWLRRAWQERRLLLLEPRYTLKVAACLCLAEVGITFWVIHRVAYTEIDWKAYMAEVEGVINGTYDYTQLRGDTGPLVYPAGFVYIFMGLYYATGRGTDIRMAQHIFAVLYLATLLLVFLIYHQTCKVPPFVFFFMCCASYRVHSIFVLRLFNDPVAMVLLFLSINLLLAQRWSWGCCCFSLAVSVKMNVLLFAPGLLFLLLRQFGLRGALPKLGICAVLQVVLGLPFLLENPIGYVSRSFDLGRQFLFRWTVNWRFLPEALFLHRAFHLALLTAHLTLLLLFALCRWHRLLVLGLIELSWNTYPSTSCSSGALHMCHAVILLQLWLGPQPFPKIIQHSKKAH, from the exons atggcggcagGCCTGAGGAAACGCGGCCGGGCAGGTCCCGCAGCTCGGGCGGTGGGACTGTGCGGGCAGTGGCTGCGGCGCGCCTGGCAAGAGCGGCGCCTACTGCTGCTGGAACCGCGCTACACGCTGAAGGTGGCCGCCTGCCTCTGCCTGGCGGAGGTGGGCATCACCTTCTGGGTCATTCACAGGGTGGCAT ATACAGAGATTGATTGGAAAGCCTACATGGCTGAGGTGGAGGGCGTCATCAATGGCACCTATGACTATACTCAACTGCGGGGTGACACTGGACCTCTTGT gTACCCAGCCGGCTTTGTGTACATCTTTATGGGGCTATACTATGCCACTGGCCGGGGCACTGACATCCGCATGGCCCAGCACATCTTCGCTGTGCTCTACCTGGCCACTTTGCTGCTTGTCTTCTTGATTTACCACCAGACCTGCAAG GTACCTCCCTTCGTCTTTTTCTTCATGTGCTGTGCCTCTTACCGTGTCCACTCCATCTTTGTGCTGCGGCTCTTCAACGATCCAGTGGCCATGGTGCTGCTCTTCCTCAGTATCAACCTCCTGCTGGCCCAGCGCTGGAGCTGGGGCTGCTGCTGTTTCAG CCTGGCAGTCTCTGTGAAGATGAATGTGCTGCTCTTCGCCCCTGGGTTACTATTCCTTCTCCTCAGGCAATTTGGCCTCCGTGGGGCCCTCCCCAAGCTGGGCATCTGTGCTGTCCTTCAG GTGGTGCTGGGGCTACCCTTCCTGCTGGAGAACCCCATCGGCTATGTATCCCGCTCCTTTGACCTTGGCCGCCAGTTTCTCTTCCGCTGGACAGTGAACTGGCGCTTCCTCCCCGAGGCCCTCTTCCTGCATCGTGCCTTCCACCTGGCACTTTTGACTGCCCACCTCACCCTGCTCTTGCTCTTTGCCCTCTGCAGGTGGCACAG GTTGCTGGTGCTGGGGCTCATTGAGCTCTCCTGGAACACATACCCATCCACGTCCTGCAGCTCTGGTGCCCTGCACATGTGCCATGCTGTCATCCTGCTGCAGCTCTGGCTGGGCCCCCAGCCTTTCCCCAAGATCATCCAGCACAGCAAGAAAGCCCACTGA
- the ECE2 gene encoding endothelin-converting enzyme 2 isoform X7, producing MACPGAWAPLLELPEKNCGYREVQYWDQRYRNAADSAPYEWFGDFSSFRDLLEPELRPEDRILVLGCGNSALSYELFLGGFPDVTSVDYSSVVVAAMRARYAHVPELRWETMDVRALGFPSGSFDVVLEKGTLDALLTGEQDPWNVSSEGIHTVDQVLSEVSRVLVPGGQFISMTPAAPHFRTRHYAQARYGWSLRHATYGNGFHFHFYLMQKGKELSVAQLALGAQILSPPRPPTPPCFLQDSDHEDFLSAIQL from the exons ATGGCCTGTCCTGGGGCCTGGGCGCCGCTGCTGGAGTTACCAGAGAAGAACTGTGGGTACCGCGAGGTCCAGTACTGGGACCAGCGCTACCGGAACGCTGCCGACTCTGCTCCCTACGAGTGGTTCGGGGACTTCTCTTCCTTCCGTGACCTCCTAGAGCCGGAGCTGAGGCCGGAGGACCGTATCCTCGTGCTAG GCTGTGGAAACAGTGCCCTGAGCTACGAACTAttccttgggggcttccctgatgtgACCAGTGTGGACTACTCATCAGTAGTGGTGGCTGCCATGCGGGCTCGATATGCCCACGTGCCCGAGCTGCGCTGGGAGACCATGGACGTGCGGGCactgggcttccccagtggctcCTTTGACGTGGTGCTCGAGAAGGGCACGCTGGATGCCCTGTTGACTGGAGAACAGGATCCCTGGAATGTGTCCTCTGAAGGTATCCACACTGTGGACCAGGTGCTGAGTGAG GTGAGCCGAGTACTGGTCCCTGGGGGCCAGTTCATCTCAATGACCCCTGCTGCCCCCCACTTTCGGACAAGACACTACGCCCAAGCTCGTTACGGCTGGTCCTTGAGGCATGCAACCTATGGCAATGGTTTCCACTTCCATTTCTACCTTATGCAGAAGGGCAAAGAGCTCAGTGTGGCCCAGCTGGCCCTTGGGGCCCAGATCCTCTCACCTCCTagacctcccaccccaccctgcttcCTCCAGGACTCAGATCATGAGGACTTCCTCAGTGCCATTCAGCTGTGA
- the ALG3 gene encoding dol-P-Man:Man(5)GlcNAc(2)-PP-Dol alpha-1,3-mannosyltransferase isoform X1: MEHAVHQGRHVEEVDFSGVNKDSGNSSQPSVRWGTRRGKRNLSTKGSGFRGSGPASAAHLQDGGRPEETRPGRSRSSGGGTVRAVAAARLARAAPTAAGTALHAEGGRLPLPGGDTEIDWKAYMAEVEGVINGTYDYTQLRGDTGPLVYPAGFVYIFMGLYYATGRGTDIRMAQHIFAVLYLATLLLVFLIYHQTCKVPPFVFFFMCCASYRVHSIFVLRLFNDPVAMVLLFLSINLLLAQRWSWGCCCFSLAVSVKMNVLLFAPGLLFLLLRQFGLRGALPKLGICAVLQVVLGLPFLLENPIGYVSRSFDLGRQFLFRWTVNWRFLPEALFLHRAFHLALLTAHLTLLLLFALCRWHRTGESILSLLKDPSKRKFPLQPLTPNQIVSALFTSNFIGICFSRSLHYQFYVWYFHTLPYLLWATPARWLTHLLRLLVLGLIELSWNTYPSTSCSSGALHMCHAVILLQLWLGPQPFPKIIQHSKKAH, from the exons ATGGAGCACGCAGTCCATCAGGGGAGACATGTGGAAGAAGTAGATTTTAGTGGAGTAAATAAGGACTCCGGCAACTCCAGTCAGCCCTCGGTCCGTTGGGGCACGCGGCGCGGGAAGCGGAACCTAAGTACCAAAGGGTCGGGCTTCCGGGGTAGCGGGCCGGCAAGTGCGGcgcaccttcaagatggcggcagGCCTGAGGAAACGCGGCCGGGCAGGTCCCGCAGCTCGGGCGGTGGGACTGTGCGGGCAGTGGCTGCGGCGCGCCTGGCAAGAGCGGCGCCTACTGCTGCTGGAACCGCGCTACACGCTGAAGGTGGCCGCCTGCCTCTGCCTGGCGGAG ATACAGAGATTGATTGGAAAGCCTACATGGCTGAGGTGGAGGGCGTCATCAATGGCACCTATGACTATACTCAACTGCGGGGTGACACTGGACCTCTTGT gTACCCAGCCGGCTTTGTGTACATCTTTATGGGGCTATACTATGCCACTGGCCGGGGCACTGACATCCGCATGGCCCAGCACATCTTCGCTGTGCTCTACCTGGCCACTTTGCTGCTTGTCTTCTTGATTTACCACCAGACCTGCAAG GTACCTCCCTTCGTCTTTTTCTTCATGTGCTGTGCCTCTTACCGTGTCCACTCCATCTTTGTGCTGCGGCTCTTCAACGATCCAGTGGCCATGGTGCTGCTCTTCCTCAGTATCAACCTCCTGCTGGCCCAGCGCTGGAGCTGGGGCTGCTGCTGTTTCAG CCTGGCAGTCTCTGTGAAGATGAATGTGCTGCTCTTCGCCCCTGGGTTACTATTCCTTCTCCTCAGGCAATTTGGCCTCCGTGGGGCCCTCCCCAAGCTGGGCATCTGTGCTGTCCTTCAG GTGGTGCTGGGGCTACCCTTCCTGCTGGAGAACCCCATCGGCTATGTATCCCGCTCCTTTGACCTTGGCCGCCAGTTTCTCTTCCGCTGGACAGTGAACTGGCGCTTCCTCCCCGAGGCCCTCTTCCTGCATCGTGCCTTCCACCTGGCACTTTTGACTGCCCACCTCACCCTGCTCTTGCTCTTTGCCCTCTGCAGGTGGCACAG GACAGGGGAAAGTATCCTGTCACTGCTGAAGGATCCCTCCAAAAGGAAGTTTCCACTCCAGCCCCTCACACCCAACCA GATTGTTTCTGCCCTCTTCACCTCCAACTTCATTGGCATCTGCTTCAGCCGCTCCCTTCACTACCAGTTCTACGTCTGGTATTTCCACACACTGCCCTACCTCCTGTGGGCCACGCCTGCACGCTGGCTCACACACCTGCTCAG GTTGCTGGTGCTGGGGCTCATTGAGCTCTCCTGGAACACATACCCATCCACGTCCTGCAGCTCTGGTGCCCTGCACATGTGCCATGCTGTCATCCTGCTGCAGCTCTGGCTGGGCCCCCAGCCTTTCCCCAAGATCATCCAGCACAGCAAGAAAGCCCACTGA